The following proteins come from a genomic window of Campylobacter concisus:
- a CDS encoding NADH-quinone oxidoreductase subunit C yields MREYKPKNDLQKKQYYKEKFYIEKQTPKEAANGSKFDEELAVLEQSGVEILSSYVEFDQLVIYINSSENFKALETLKSFGYEQLSELAALDFINQKGGYEVFYQLLSISKNRRVRVKCFVKNDEMLKSVCELYKSANWAEREMYDLSGVLIKDHPNLKRLIMPDDWHSHPLLKSYPLTGDEAAKWYEVNKIFGREFREQIGEENRDPAYIEEKDTFGFSRVFSEEYEYQEDGGVKFVKKAKFNQSQIVKERP; encoded by the coding sequence ATGAGAGAGTATAAGCCAAAGAATGATCTACAGAAAAAGCAGTATTACAAAGAGAAATTTTATATAGAAAAGCAGACGCCAAAAGAAGCAGCAAATGGCTCTAAATTTGACGAAGAGCTCGCTGTTTTAGAGCAAAGCGGAGTGGAAATTTTATCTAGCTACGTGGAGTTTGATCAGCTTGTAATTTATATAAATTCTAGTGAAAATTTTAAAGCGCTTGAGACACTAAAAAGCTTTGGTTACGAACAGCTTAGTGAGCTTGCAGCACTTGATTTCATAAATCAAAAAGGTGGATACGAAGTCTTTTATCAGCTTCTTAGTATCAGTAAAAATAGACGCGTCCGTGTAAAATGCTTTGTAAAAAATGATGAAATGCTAAAAAGCGTTTGTGAGCTTTACAAAAGCGCAAACTGGGCTGAGCGCGAGATGTATGATCTAAGCGGTGTTTTGATCAAAGATCATCCAAATTTAAAGCGTCTCATCATGCCTGATGACTGGCACTCACACCCGCTCTTAAAGAGCTATCCGCTAACTGGCGACGAGGCTGCCAAATGGTACGAGGTGAATAAAATTTTTGGGCGTGAGTTTAGAGAGCAAATTGGCGAAGAGAACCGCGATCCAGCTTATATTGAAGAGAAAGATACCTTTGGATTCTCAAGAGTATTTAGCGAGGAGTACGAGTATCAAGAAGATGGCGGCGTAAAATTTGTCAAAAAGGCTAAATTTAACCAGAGCCAGATAGTAAAGGAAAGACCTTGA
- a CDS encoding NuoB/complex I 20 kDa subunit family protein yields MAKHQINYAANGGLPVVLTTVDKLVQWGRSNSLWALSYGLACCAIEMMASGASRYDFDRFGTIFRASPRHSEVMIIAGTLTKKHAEFTRRLYDQMPEPKWVISMGSCANTGGMFNTYSTVQGVDRIIPVDIYIPGCAPRPETLQYALMMLQKKIRKQSAFRAQKPRKLEI; encoded by the coding sequence ATGGCAAAGCATCAGATAAATTACGCTGCAAATGGCGGCTTGCCAGTCGTTTTAACAACTGTTGATAAGCTCGTTCAGTGGGGCAGAAGTAATTCGCTTTGGGCGCTTAGCTACGGGCTTGCTTGCTGTGCGATCGAGATGATGGCAAGTGGCGCTAGTAGATATGACTTTGATAGATTTGGCACCATTTTTAGGGCTAGTCCAAGACACTCAGAGGTGATGATCATAGCTGGCACGCTAACTAAAAAACACGCTGAGTTTACAAGGCGTCTTTACGACCAGATGCCTGAGCCAAAGTGGGTTATCTCAATGGGTAGCTGTGCAAACACTGGCGGCATGTTTAACACCTATTCAACCGTTCAAGGTGTCGATAGAATAATACCAGTTGATATCTATATCCCAGGCTGTGCCCCACGTCCAGAGACGCTTCAATACGCACTTATGATGCTTCAAAAAAAGATAAGAAAGCAAAGTGCATTTAGAGCACAAAAGCCAAGAAAGCTTGAGATATGA
- a CDS encoding NAD(P)H-quinone oxidoreductase subunit 3: protein MSHSELESTYFGAFIILLLATCSFCLITFLSSKISKKLANRNTQRLKLGFYECGPTTVKQPNKINIHYFFYGILFILFDVEVIFMYPWAVDFRLLGIFGLIEMLLFVAILLIGFAYAWQKGVFKWQSIR from the coding sequence ATGTCACATTCAGAGCTTGAAAGCACCTATTTTGGTGCATTTATCATACTTTTACTAGCGACTTGTTCATTTTGTTTAATAACATTCTTATCTTCAAAAATAAGTAAAAAATTAGCCAACCGCAATACCCAGCGTCTAAAACTTGGCTTTTATGAGTGTGGTCCAACCACTGTAAAACAGCCAAATAAGATAAATATCCACTACTTTTTTTATGGAATTTTATTTATTTTGTTTGATGTTGAAGTCATTTTTATGTATCCGTGGGCGGTTGATTTTAGGCTACTTGGAATTTTTGGACTAATCGAAATGTTGCTTTTTGTGGCGATTTTACTTATCGGCTTTGCTTATGCTTGGCAAAAAGGAGTCTTTAAATGGCAAAGCATCAGATAA